The stretch of DNA GCTTTCGAGAAATATTGCAATTAAAAATCTCATAGATCAAGACAGATTTATCGTGGTAGAAAACTTTTCCACAATCGAACCTAAAGTTAAAAATGCTTTTAGTTTTTCGACGAAGCTTCCTGGAGAAAATTGTAAAAGTTTGATCGTTATAGATGACTATTTTGAGAATGTTATACGTGCTTTTACGAACCTCCCAAATTTTAGGATTGTCGATGTGAATAATTTGAAGGTAGCTGATATTCTTTGGTCACAAAGGGTTATTATGACCCCAGAGGCTTTAGAGTGTTTGCAGACCTGGAGGTGATTGGGAATGTTTGATCCATATCGTTACGTAATTAAACCTGTAGTTACTGAAAAGAGTACAGATTTGGCTGGAAAGTTTAATCAATATACTTTTATTGTAAGTAAAGATGCAAATAAGACTTCTATTAGATTGTCTATTGAAGAGATCTTTAAAGTAAAAGTTAAGGATTTAAAGGTAATTAACGTTAAAGGTAAACCTAAAAGAATGGGAAAAAATGCTGGTCTAACCTCTTCTTTTAAGAAGGCCGTAATAACTCTAATGCCTGGAAACAAGATTGAGATTTTTGAAGGCGTTCAATAGGGAGGTTATAGAATATGCCTGTTAAAAGTTATAAACCATATACTGC from Thermodesulfobium sp. 4217-1 encodes:
- the rplW gene encoding 50S ribosomal protein L23: MFDPYRYVIKPVVTEKSTDLAGKFNQYTFIVSKDANKTSIRLSIEEIFKVKVKDLKVINVKGKPKRMGKNAGLTSSFKKAVITLMPGNKIEIFEGVQ